From the genome of Mesorhizobium japonicum MAFF 303099, one region includes:
- a CDS encoding Tn3 family transposase: MMREAQIIDGMIDLLVETIHKIGVRSKRKVVGGIARDIEKVYGMERLLVDIAGAAIEAPGGRVCDVIFPVAGKEKLAAIVKEHRAKGTLERRIYQVMRGSYAGHYRRILPKLLSVLEFRSNNAVHRPVLGALDWIRRAFETGCRVVPRNGVPIEGVIPPKCRGAIIGKDGRINRISYELCVLSQLRDRIRAKEIWVVGADHYRNPDDDLPKDFESRRAAYYNALNLTSDARAFTRKIQAELERELRLLNAELPRNDKARILWRGENRISITPFQPLPEPQGLRSVKAEIGRRWPMTELLDVLKETALDTGFLDAFETSASRVALSRGALDRRLILCLYGLGTNAGLKRVAAGCPDVSYEELLHVGRRFIHRDALEAACGRVANATLAIRNTAIWGEAGTACASDSKKFGAWDGNLMTEWHVRYGGRGVMIYWHVEKGSTCVFSQLKRCSSSEVASMIKGVLRHCTDMEIQRQYVDSHGQSSIGFAFCHLLGFELAPRLKAIARQTLALPHPGLRACPICFPFFPASSTGRRSSRMHSGLADPEAILRRFARAEVMHPTYKALAELGRAIKTIFLCRYLRHEKFRREIHEGLNVIENWNSANSFVFFGKGGEIASNRLDEQEISVLALHLLQASLVYVNTRMMQSVLSEPKWSARLTPEDYRGLTPLIRSRQSLWPLQPRPEQQDRF; this comes from the coding sequence ATGATGCGGGAAGCACAGATCATCGACGGCATGATCGACCTGCTGGTGGAGACCATCCACAAGATCGGGGTGCGTTCGAAGCGCAAGGTGGTGGGCGGCATCGCGCGTGACATCGAGAAGGTTTACGGCATGGAGCGGCTGCTGGTCGATATCGCGGGTGCCGCGATCGAGGCGCCGGGTGGCCGGGTCTGCGATGTGATCTTTCCGGTAGCGGGCAAGGAGAAGCTTGCGGCGATCGTCAAGGAGCATCGGGCGAAGGGCACGCTCGAACGGCGCATCTACCAGGTTATGCGTGGATCCTATGCCGGTCACTATCGAAGAATCCTGCCGAAGCTTCTTTCGGTTCTGGAGTTTCGTTCGAACAATGCCGTGCATCGGCCCGTGCTTGGGGCGTTGGACTGGATCAGGCGGGCCTTCGAAACCGGTTGCCGCGTGGTGCCGCGGAACGGGGTGCCGATCGAAGGCGTCATTCCGCCGAAATGCCGCGGCGCGATCATCGGCAAGGACGGACGCATCAACCGGATCAGCTATGAACTGTGCGTGCTCAGTCAGTTGCGCGACCGCATCCGGGCCAAGGAAATCTGGGTGGTCGGGGCGGACCACTATCGCAATCCGGACGACGATCTGCCCAAGGATTTCGAGAGCCGACGGGCGGCCTACTACAACGCGCTCAACCTGACGTCGGATGCGCGAGCTTTCACGCGCAAAATCCAGGCCGAGCTTGAGCGGGAATTGCGGCTGCTGAATGCCGAACTCCCCCGCAACGACAAGGCACGCATTCTCTGGCGCGGCGAGAACCGCATCTCGATCACGCCGTTCCAGCCGCTGCCGGAACCGCAAGGCCTACGATCGGTCAAGGCCGAGATCGGCCGGCGTTGGCCGATGACGGAACTGCTGGATGTGTTGAAGGAGACGGCGCTCGACACCGGCTTTCTGGACGCCTTTGAAACGTCGGCTTCTCGTGTGGCGCTTTCGCGCGGTGCGCTCGACCGGCGTCTGATCCTGTGTCTTTACGGGCTGGGCACGAATGCCGGCCTGAAGCGCGTGGCGGCCGGATGCCCGGATGTCAGCTACGAGGAACTGCTTCATGTTGGCCGGCGCTTCATCCATCGGGATGCGCTGGAGGCGGCCTGCGGACGTGTTGCCAATGCGACGCTGGCAATCCGCAACACCGCCATCTGGGGCGAAGCCGGCACGGCTTGTGCCTCGGATTCCAAGAAATTCGGCGCCTGGGACGGCAACCTTATGACCGAATGGCATGTCCGCTATGGCGGTCGCGGCGTGATGATCTACTGGCACGTCGAAAAGGGTTCAACCTGCGTCTTCTCGCAACTCAAGCGGTGCTCGTCCTCGGAAGTTGCTTCGATGATCAAGGGCGTGCTTCGGCATTGCACCGACATGGAGATCCAGCGGCAGTATGTCGACAGCCACGGCCAGAGCTCGATCGGCTTTGCCTTCTGCCATCTGCTCGGGTTTGAACTGGCGCCACGCCTTAAGGCGATCGCCCGGCAGACGCTGGCGCTGCCGCATCCAGGCCTGCGCGCTTGCCCAATCTGCTTCCCATTCTTTCCAGCGTCATCAACTGGGAGGAGATCGAGCAGAATGCACAGCGGGTTAGCCGATCCCGAAGCGATCCTGCGCCGCTTCGCCCGCGCCGAGGTGATGCACCCGACCTATAAGGCACTCGCCGAACTCGGCCGGGCGATCAAGACGATCTTCCTTTGCCGGTATTTGCGCCACGAGAAATTCCGCCGCGAAATCCACGAAGGCCTGAATGTGATCGAGAACTGGAACAGCGCCAACAGCTTCGTCTTCTTCGGCAAGGGTGGCGAGATCGCCTCGAACCGGCTCGATGAGCAGGAGATCTCGGTGCTGGCCCTGCATCTGCTGCAGGCGTCGCTTGTCTATGTGAACACGCGCATGATGCAGTCGGTGTTGAGCGAGCCGAAATGGTCGGCGCGGCTAACGCCGGAGGATTATCGCGGCCTGACGCCGCTGATACGGTCACGTCAATCCTTATGGCCGCTTCAACCTCGACCTGAACAGCAGGATCGATTTTGA
- a CDS encoding tetratricopeptide repeat protein produces the protein MRARAGLAAVLWRLGQHQEAIDHYQSMLKLNPNDNQGIRYVLAGHLLARDDIKALRKLLKQHEDDGAAAWLYTRALLAFRENDPGAGKLAEEAWLAHSHVPGVLSGKQPLVASIDGYITLGGRMRQLTTSTKTARPGRPRPVQSRGWRRLQKAETTTTA, from the coding sequence ATGCGGGCGCGGGCAGGTCTTGCCGCGGTACTCTGGCGGCTTGGTCAGCACCAGGAGGCCATCGACCATTATCAGTCAATGCTCAAGCTCAATCCGAATGACAATCAGGGCATCCGCTACGTGCTGGCCGGGCATTTGCTGGCGCGCGACGATATCAAGGCCCTGAGGAAGCTTCTCAAACAGCACGAAGACGATGGCGCTGCTGCATGGCTCTACACGCGGGCACTTCTTGCCTTTCGTGAAAACGATCCGGGCGCCGGCAAGCTTGCCGAGGAGGCCTGGCTCGCGCACAGCCATGTGCCTGGCGTCCTTTCCGGCAAGCAGCCTTTGGTTGCTTCCATCGACGGCTATATCACTTTGGGGGGGAGGATGAGGCAGCTGACTACGTCGACGAAAACGGCCAGGCCTGGCAGGCCACGCCCGGTGCAGTCGCGTGGCTGGCGGAGGTTACAGAAAGCTGAAACCACGACGACGGCGTAA